Sequence from the Mauremys mutica isolate MM-2020 ecotype Southern chromosome 2, ASM2049712v1, whole genome shotgun sequence genome:
aagtatccaaatacgtgccagacattagaaaactcagcaaggaaaagcaagggcaaggatcacattaaactgataagatctgcattttaatttaattttaaatgaagcttcttaaacgttttaaaacccttatttactttacatacaacaatagtttagttatataataatgacatagagaccttctaaaaacattaaaatgtattactggcatgcaaaaccttaaattacagtgaataaatgaagacttggcacaccacttctgaaacgttgccgacccctgtgctatcTACTTAATCAGGGTAGATTGTAAAATTATAATCTAATCAAGAGGAGTGTACTTGATTCTCCATTGGCATGAATAGGTACTATAATTCCATAGGCATGTATAACACCTGTTACTCCCCTAATCTTGTTCTGAATAATACCATGATGATAACTCAGTAGTCCCTGAGTCTAAATTTTGGAATTCAAGGAGTGGCTGGTTCTACGATTTATCTGTCAATGGCCTCAGAGAGCCTAGCATTTGTACTGACTCCTCTTCTGTCATCAGCACTATAGGAGGTCCCCCTAAAAATGCCTATAAACTACGTATAACCCCTAATTTTAAAACCCATGAAATAGGCAATAAATTAGACTAACACTTTAAGCAAAACTGACAAAGTGCAAAACCATAATAGGAATTTCAGCCTCAATGAACCCCTCTTTTACACAAATGCTCTAATTGGGTATGAGCTGGTGCGATAAAGATAGGCTGGAGGCTGCAGACACGGCTCCCTAGCTACGGCTGAGGTGAGCTTTGCACTCCGGCAGCACTAGGCGATTGCACGCCTACACCTCACCGCgcttcctccccagcccctgcGCTGGGAGCGGCGGGGCTGCGACAGGGGCACGGGTCAGGGAGCGGCTCAGCCTAGGGGCGGTCTGCGTCTGCCGCGCCGCCAGTCCCCTGAAGGAAGACAGCAGCATTAGCCCCACCCCCCCGATTGTCTACATCACAGACCTGATTAACATACgagactcctccccaccccgtccccttCACTTTGCGCACGCGTAAATCAAGCTTCATGGAATGTACTCTTCCTGTCTCCCCTTTGCGCATGCGCTTCACGCGCCCCCTTCAGACAGAGACGTGACCCCTCCCTTTCTACTGCGCATATCAGTATTAAGCCACAGTCATCTCGGCGCAGGCGCAGATTATTATGCCCCAGTGCGCGGCCAATCCTGCCttaccctccttcctcctccaatGGATGGAGACGTTACTTAGGAGGTGGGGCCCCTCTGTCCAATCGTGCTGGAGTTTGTTAGTTTTGAGAGACTCgtccttcttcctcttcctttcccGGGCCGGTTGTCTCCAACGATGGCAGCTGCGGCGGGGCCCGGGCCGGAGGAGCTGATTTTGTTAGAGAAGCTCCTGGGGCTGAAGAAAGGGAACAAGTACGGTGCCCTGGAGGCGCGGAAGGTGAAGGATGCGAGGGGGGGGAACTGGAGACCGACTCGGGCATGTGCGCGCGCAGCAAACGGGCTGTCCTCGCGCTCGTCCCGTCTCCTCGCGCTCCTCCCGCTCCCTCTGGCGAGCGCCACCTGTGTAGACCTAGACGAGGCCTAAAATGCAACAGACGCTTCCCCCTTAACGTTGGAGTATAAAAATAGTGCATGACTGGGGGGAAGCACATTTGCAAGGAGAACGTTGCACGGGGCCACCTGAAATGAAGGCTGTGATTtcgtcacaggtatttttagtaaaagtcatggacaggtcacaggcaatcaACAAAAATTCATagccctgtgacctgtccatgacttatactataaaTGCCCTTGACTAAATCAGCCGAGAGAGGAGCCACTAGGGAGGGTACACCCTGGAGGACAGCTGTTGGAGGGGCGCCCTGGGGCCAGTGCCACCAGCTGCCCAGGGactgccccagctgcagcagcgaTGTGGCTGCCTGCAGAGCCGCTCCAGCAGCCACAGGTGTTGCTGTCCCAGGGGCCACCTGAGgaggccgctgcagaagtcacggacgTTGGGAAAAGTCACAATCCATGACTTCCGCAACCTCAGAGACAGACACAGAGCCCTCACAATAACAAATGGGTTTGCCAATATAAAATCAAAGTAACATGAAATCTGTCCCAAAACActtgcatattaatttcattctTCCCAACTTTGCCTGCCCTTTATGCTCAGGCCTTTGAGTTATTGTAAAATGATATTAATTTCCTTTTCTTGCAAACATACCATGTTCTCTAGATTTGTTGATCAATCAATGAAGAAAGTAGCATTTTATTTATAATACCAGTATGGGGAACGGGTAGCTTGGTTTTTCAGCATTATGTTTTAAGACTATGGTATGTTCAAGTTTGCTTCTGGCACCTTTGAAAtcattcagttcaaactagatcaGCCAGATGCACAAGATGTATTCTTTATGATATTTTCTTATTAATGTGTATCTATTTTTCTGTTTTACCTCTGAAATTTTTGGTATACTATTTTATCAGGTATGCAGtacaaaatattttgtgtttAGGGTTGGTATAATTGATTCATTCTATCTTCTCTGCATGGCAACCTTTATCAGTTTTTACTTCCTGAAAAGAGCAGACTTCTGGCTCAGTACTGCTGAAAGCAAGTAGTTGTTGCCACACGCTTGTTGATGAGTACAGTGGTACTGCCACTGAGTTACTCTGAATGCACATTTGTGTAATCCTTTGCTATTCAGTGTTGACCTCAATATACATTTGTGTACCATGCATTTGTTTGCTGAAGAGGTTTTTAATTGTTCATTAGTAATACTCAGCACTGAATTTTGATTCCTATAATTAGAAATCTATTCTATTTTGGCATTAGGAGGCAATCAACAAAACTCATGGTCTTCCAAAGCATAATTATGTGTAACAATGAGGAAAGTAGTCTGTCCTTTATTCAGATCCTGGAGATCTGATAGTATCCAATAGCTAAAAGTAGTAACATACTGCAGAAAATTCCTTATTGAATATCTATTGTACTTTGAATATTGACTGTGTGACAGTGAACATGAGATCATTAACTTCATAAAATTGGAAGGAAATAAGTACATCAGGGCATCTGTTATCACTGGAAAAACTAGATGTTTTGTGCCCTTTTTAAATTAGATCAGGAATTAGTTTAGAACTTTAGACCCTCTGGAAATATGCTTAATGCTTAAATGCCAACAATATTTGGCATACAATCTTTATGAACCATTTTTGAAATATAACTTGATTCTTCTGCTTCTGAATAGTTGGACATTTGTGATATTTCAGTTAATATTCTGAAGTCTTGTTTAATTAGATCAATGTTCATTTTctacatgattttttaaaaagtctcaaaAGTTTAGCTGTagtacatttctttttctttttgcaagAGAAGAACTAACTGCTGGTTACTGCTGAGCGGGATATCTACAGGGGACACTGAGATTTTGTTTGATTGGACCTTACGCTTTTTAAAGTTTGGGTCTCTGTCATGAAAATAGCAACATAGTTCTTAGGTTTATGATCTGGTTTAATAATTAGAATACATGCTGTCTAATGCCTTTATTCTGTTTAAGATACTTAATGATAATTCAAGCTCCCAATGAGAGGCAAGGTCTTGTGAAGAGAAATGGGTGCTCCACTGCAAGCTTTCTGTAGTGCCATCATACTCCAATCAGTTTCTTACTGGATGACTTCAAAGAATATTGTACACTATACTTACCCACTGTTGAAAGTCATGCATGGACAGAATGGTTGTCTGTCTTGTCAAATAAAACCAAAGGGTTAATTCACAGTACATTACTGATTTCCTTTAAAAGAATTGCCCACATGTACAGCCTGAAGTGATATAGTTTGTGGCACTGGCAGTATGGAAGACTGGTATTAAGAACTGAAGCCAGTTTTCCATTTTCTATAATGCTGCTTTAATAATTAGAAGAAAATGTTTTATGTTTAGAAATTTTCTTGATTTTAAAAGTTGTACACGTAACAAGATTAAATTTGGTTTGGGATCTTAAACTAAATGAATATAGTCATGGATGACTTCTCTAGGAATATCAATCATTGTTAGGATCAGAAATGTTAACTGTAAtagttttaaatgtatttcagATAATATATGCCTATTACATTTTGTACTTTCAGGGTGCTCAGATGAGTACAATAggtaatttttctttttacaatTTGAAGTACAACTATACATAAAGGTCTACTAACTTTTTCATTATATACGTTTTCAGTGATTATGATAAAGTTTAATACAAAGCCAGGAAATCGTTTTGGTGTGAAATTTGTTACAGTTCTTGTCCAATTTAATGGTTTTCATCATTAAGTTGGTGGTTGTATTACAGTGATGAGGACAGTACTTAGAATTAGACAACAGTATGTTTGACTTCTATAGCTCATATTTTATTGAATTTGGTAAATATGGATTCAACTTTTGTAATTTGATCAGCATCTGTATAGAGAGTCCATGGTTCTGCTgctccccttttctcctctcttcATTCTTGCCTTCTCACTCTGGTAACTGAGAAAGAGTTGTACAGGGCAGACTTTGTCCTTTAATAGTTTGCAGGTCAGCCTCAAACCCCCATCAAGTGACTTGTTTATTGGTTACCAACCCACCTGGGAGAACTGTTTTTCTGTGGGCTGTAGCCAGCTCTTTggtagtggttcccaaacttgttccgccgcttgtgcagggaaagcccctggcgggccaggctggcttgtttacctgccgtgtctgcaggttcggctgatagcagctcccagtggccgtggttcgctgctccaggccaatgggagctgctggaagcagcagctagTACATCCCTCAatccgcgccgcttccagcagctcccattggcctggacctgtggacgcggcaggtaaacaaaccagcccggcccaccagggcatttccctgcacaagcggcggaacaagtttgggaaccactggtctagggtgATTCTATTTGAATGAGAGGTCATCGGCTTTTATCGAACCTCCATTGTTATCCCTCTGCTTGGTGCAAGAATTTTTCAGTTCAATATGGAGGCTACAGAGTCCAGGTGAAGGCACAGAACAGTTTTACATCAAAATGAGCTTCACAAAACAAAAAGGAGGTTGCAGATTAATTAAGGGTTTTTCTACACTGGGAGTTATTTTGGATttagctattcctgattaactccatgtgtgaaTGCTATAACTCCAGAATAAGTGTGCCTTATTCCAAATTAGCTTAATTCACTGGCACGCTATTGGAAACACAGGGTGCTCATGAAGTGTGAGTCTCTTAGTTTCCACTGTTACTAGTTGAACTGTGCTCAGACTTCCTTAGCATGGGTAAAGATTGATACAGCATTGGTATCTCCTTTTCTCCTCTTACCTGGCAAAGTCTCTTCAGGAGGTGGTTGAACAACTTGACAATTATTTGTATAGGAGTTCACAGGAACAGAGAACATGTGCTATATTTAAAGGGtatcacaaaaaaaccccaagtaATTTCACTACtataaattaagattttttttaaatataacactAAACTATAGCTTAACCCTAAGCATGGAGaagtgcaatgcagaatttttttttttttttttaaggtgaaaCAACACATTTGCTGTTGCTCCTGAAACAACTTCCTCCCAGTAACTTAGTCAGTCACTAGACTTGTATAACTCTAGTTATCTGTCTTCCTGAGTTATGTTCCTACACCTAACTGTGTGTAAAGTCACAACTTTCACAATCGTTAAGCAGTTATTTAGAATAAGCATTGAAAAAGTCTGACAGGTATGATTTATTTGTGGCTGTCCAGAAAAGCTGGATGTTTGCTGATTCTATAGTCTGAAGTTTTATTTTTACACTTGAAAATGTGTATCAAAGGCTACCTATGAAGATTTCTGGTAGACGATAGTTCTTATTCTGATGCTCTCACTGATTTTGTCATGGGTTGGTTATATTGAACTAGAAATACCCTATGTATATGTTCTGTCTTGCATGtatatcttccccccccccccctgcaatggaaactggaaaaaaaatcaacccaaGGATTaagaataatttaaatattttccatGTGAGGTATTATTCTTAGCATTAATATTTTAATTGCCTAATTAAAAGTGAACATATTGGGATACCATATAGTGAGGTTGTTTAACAAAGACTAACCTTTGAACATGACAAACTTACATGGTATTTGTTTTCTTCTAGATTCCAGTTCTTCAAACAAACAATGGTCCCAGTCTAACAGGATTGACTACTATAGCTATCCATCTAGTCAAACAAGCTAAGAAAGAACAGCTACTTGGAAGTACTGCAGAAGAGAAAGCAATAGTTCAGCAGTGGTTAGAATACAGAGTAACTCAAATAGCTGGACATTCTAATAAAGAAGATATAAGAATAATTCTGAAGGTAAGGATAACTTAATTGCTTTACCACCAGAATATTGAATTTTGGAGTGACTGGACACTAGATCTGTGGTGTTGGGGACAGTATATTAATGTACATTTATGTATTTACTTTAGTAATAGAAATGGGTAGCTATTGACCATCTCAAATCATTTGCCATTAAATTTGTTGCTTTCTTTTCACTTTATTGAAAAAACAACCTGAAACTTAAGGAAATGGTTTTAACTATAGAATACATAAAGCAAGCCTCCTGCTCTACTGTAAAAACTTAATATGTAAGAATGTAACGGAGAGGGAATGTAATTGTGCCTATAAAGTTCAGAGAGTGTTTAACTATTTAGTCTCTTCTAAATCCTGAAAGGCTACAGTTTCCTCACATCTGTAAGCTACTACTGAAGTCCCAATATATATAAATCGGCCTGCACTCTGATCCAAGataacatttgttttatttttattgagaACGACTCTTTGCTTCAGTAACAAGGTGGGATCTACTTCAAGTCTAGATATTATGGTGATTGGATAGATGGCTGGATGGATGCAAAGATGAGTTAATATCACCATCTCACATATCATAAGGCATGAGTGAAAGCATAGAGGGAAATTTCCATAAACTCATGTTTTCATATTTATAAACTACTAATGTATGGAATTTTTATTGAGTGTTCCTCACTGCCTTAGACTTCAAAAATTGCTCTCCCTTATTTTCAGAAGCTGTgattgggagggggaagggtacCATTAAGTTTTACTCAGTTAAAATGAAACTAAAATCTTTTCCATTTGCTTCTTCAGACTTCTTGGGTCCTTTCatcaaaaatgtcaaaagtaGTTTAATTTTAACTCTCATATCAGGGTAGGAGGTTGAAGAGGCCTAATTTTACTATTAAAAGTGTACAACATGGCACTGAAATGCCATATAATTTTAAAGAAGTTCTCTTtcttcaaattttaaaatgtttctataaTTTTATATGGAAAGTACAAAATGTCTGGTATTCtacagatatgtctacactgcaattaaaaactcatgactggcccatgccagctgactcttgTGGGGATCAGATTGCAGAGCtatttcactgcagtgtagacttctgggctcaggctggagccagggctcaggGACTCTGAGATCTGGTTAAAACTTTATATCAAACTTTCTGaatgaaaaataactttttggaggaaacattttcatggaaaatttgtATTTTCTTGGAAATTCGGGGGGGTTTCTTTAATTCAGTGAATCAAAAAACTTGTGGGTAGAACTGGGTGAATAACTCTTCTCTCCCGCGCCCCTCCTCTCAttgttctcccccccacacacacacacggtttgTTGGTAGTTCCACATACACATGCCCAGTTGTTAGGACACCTACCTGGGATGTGcagggagacccaggtttgaatccctgctttggagcagggactagtTCCTAGGTCAGgaacaaaaaaatgaaacatttttcatttgtttaaaataaagaaggaaaaatttccaatgaaaatttttgaacattacaattttgttttgttcagaAGTTTTCATGGAAAACACTTAATGttttttgaccacctctagtCCTGATTATGCAGACTTCTTCATAAGGGCAGAGCCCTGCTGAGTTCaatgtgtgtctgtgtttgtatATGGGATCATCTGCACAGAGCaaggattcctgccttagatTGTAGGATTCctgccttagggtacgtcttcactacctgccggatcggcgggtagcaatcgatttctaggagttcgatatatcgcgtctcatctagacgcgatatatcgaaccccgaacgtgctcctgtcgactccggaactacACCAATGCGAATGGCggtacggagtcgacatggggagccgcggacgtcgatcccacgccgtgaggacggtaagtaattcgagctaaggtacttcgacttcagctacgctattcacgtagctgaagttgcgtaccttagatcgacaccccccccccccccagtgtagaccaggccttagattgtaaactcgtTGGGGTGAGGATCTTGTTGTCTTGTGTGATTGCTCAGCGCCCAGAACAGAAGGGTCCATGATTATGACTGGGACATCTTGGCcttactgaaatataaatatttaataacatcTGTGATGGGttcgatcacagaaaccctcttgggagctgccacctaatgtgccaagactacttctgcccctgctttcctgccctgtcagcttaggacttcagtgccctgtctggtttgagccagactcgctagcctgctgcaaacccagacccagctctgaaccacgtcccctaacagctgtaggcttgactgaaagcaacttacagaagtgttcctatctttaacactcagatgcccaactcccagtggggtctaaacccaaataaatctgttcgccctctataacactgatagagatgcacagctATTTGCCTGCCGCCGCCTCCTGGTATTAAtatatactctgggttaattaataagtaaaaaatgattttattaaatatagaaagtaggatttaagtgattccaagtagaAACAGACAGTACAAAGTGAAT
This genomic interval carries:
- the EEF1E1 gene encoding eukaryotic translation elongation factor 1 epsilon-1 — protein: MAAAAGPGPEELILLEKLLGLKKGNKYGALEARKIPVLQTNNGPSLTGLTTIAIHLVKQAKKEQLLGSTAEEKAIVQQWLEYRVTQIAGHSNKEDIRIILKDLNLYLEDKVYLARNNFTLADILMYYGLHHIIAELTVQEKEKYLNVSRWFNHIQHYPGIRQHLSNIVFMKNRLYTNPH